Proteins from a single region of Choloepus didactylus isolate mChoDid1 chromosome 10, mChoDid1.pri, whole genome shotgun sequence:
- the TAL2 gene encoding T-cell acute lymphocytic leukemia protein 2 isoform X4 — translation MTRKIFTSTRERWRQQNVNSAFARLRKLIPTHPPDKKLSKNETLRLAMRYINFLVKVLGEPGPQPAGVAARGKLPGLFPWAPHVPDGGRGPPPGPGCHVP, via the coding sequence ATGACCCGGAAGATCTTCACAAGCACGCGGGAGCGGTGGAGGCAGCAGAACGTCAACAGCGCCTTTGCCAGGCTGAGGAAGCTCATCCCCACTCACCCGCCAGACAAAAAGCTGAGCAAAAATGAAACGCTCCGCCTGGCCATGAGGTACATCAACTTCCTGGTCAAGGTCTTGGGGGAGCCGGGCCCGCAGCCGGCGGGAGTTGCTGCGCGGGGAAAGCTTCCGGGGCTCTTCCCCTGGGCACCCCACGTGCCTGATGGCGGCCGGGGTCCTCCGCCCGGCCCGGGCTGCCACGTCCCCTAG
- the TAL2 gene encoding T-cell acute lymphocytic leukemia protein 2 isoform X1, whose product MNFLKSHEELPPQVPGRTCSPRGFFHGVVPRDPFSFSSQAPGMTRKIFTSTRERWRQQNVNSAFARLRKLIPTHPPDKKLSKNETLRLAMRYINFLVKVLGEPGPQPAGVAARGKLPGLFPWAPHVPDGGRGPPPGPGCHVP is encoded by the coding sequence ATGAATTTTCTAAAATCTCACGAAGAGCTGCCGCCTCAGGTTCCTGGCAGGACGTGCAGTCCCCGAGGCTTCTTTCACGGTGTTGTCCCTCGGGACCCTTTCTCTTTCTCGTCTCAGGCACCAGGCATGACCCGGAAGATCTTCACAAGCACGCGGGAGCGGTGGAGGCAGCAGAACGTCAACAGCGCCTTTGCCAGGCTGAGGAAGCTCATCCCCACTCACCCGCCAGACAAAAAGCTGAGCAAAAATGAAACGCTCCGCCTGGCCATGAGGTACATCAACTTCCTGGTCAAGGTCTTGGGGGAGCCGGGCCCGCAGCCGGCGGGAGTTGCTGCGCGGGGAAAGCTTCCGGGGCTCTTCCCCTGGGCACCCCACGTGCCTGATGGCGGCCGGGGTCCTCCGCCCGGCCCGGGCTGCCACGTCCCCTAG
- the TAL2 gene encoding T-cell acute lymphocytic leukemia protein 2 isoform X2, translating to MAAARAPALGDEAPGMTRKIFTSTRERWRQQNVNSAFARLRKLIPTHPPDKKLSKNETLRLAMRYINFLVKVLGEPGPQPAGVAARGKLPGLFPWAPHVPDGGRGPPPGPGCHVP from the exons ATGGCGGCGGCGCGGGCTCCGGCTCTCGGCGACGAG GCACCAGGCATGACCCGGAAGATCTTCACAAGCACGCGGGAGCGGTGGAGGCAGCAGAACGTCAACAGCGCCTTTGCCAGGCTGAGGAAGCTCATCCCCACTCACCCGCCAGACAAAAAGCTGAGCAAAAATGAAACGCTCCGCCTGGCCATGAGGTACATCAACTTCCTGGTCAAGGTCTTGGGGGAGCCGGGCCCGCAGCCGGCGGGAGTTGCTGCGCGGGGAAAGCTTCCGGGGCTCTTCCCCTGGGCACCCCACGTGCCTGATGGCGGCCGGGGTCCTCCGCCCGGCCCGGGCTGCCACGTCCCCTAG
- the TAL2 gene encoding T-cell acute lymphocytic leukemia protein 2 isoform X3, giving the protein MAPGMTRKIFTSTRERWRQQNVNSAFARLRKLIPTHPPDKKLSKNETLRLAMRYINFLVKVLGEPGPQPAGVAARGKLPGLFPWAPHVPDGGRGPPPGPGCHVP; this is encoded by the coding sequence GCACCAGGCATGACCCGGAAGATCTTCACAAGCACGCGGGAGCGGTGGAGGCAGCAGAACGTCAACAGCGCCTTTGCCAGGCTGAGGAAGCTCATCCCCACTCACCCGCCAGACAAAAAGCTGAGCAAAAATGAAACGCTCCGCCTGGCCATGAGGTACATCAACTTCCTGGTCAAGGTCTTGGGGGAGCCGGGCCCGCAGCCGGCGGGAGTTGCTGCGCGGGGAAAGCTTCCGGGGCTCTTCCCCTGGGCACCCCACGTGCCTGATGGCGGCCGGGGTCCTCCGCCCGGCCCGGGCTGCCACGTCCCCTAG